Sequence from the Pontibacter pudoricolor genome:
TGACAGAATAACCGAAAGTGTGATGTTTTTACCCGGCTCAGCCTCCCAATTATTGCCCCGCTGACCACGCCCTTTTGTTTGTTCTGATGTTATTACTGTGCAGCCCTCTGTGGCTTTATTTTTGATAAGAAGCTGTTGGGCCTCGGAGTTAGTTGATTCACAAACCGACAGACAGTAGAGCTGCCGGCCTATAAACAGCGTATTAGGCAACATAATTTTGACAAAATTTAATATTTTTGTAGTTCAAATTTAATCAGCACAAATGAAAGATAGTAAGATTGAGGCTAATTCAGACATATTGGCAGAGCTTGTAGTAAAAGGTATGCAGGAAAAAAAAGCAGCCGATATTGTCGTAATGAACCTTAAATCACTTAAGAATGCCGTTTCAGACTACTTTATCATAGCATCCGCAAACTCTGATACTCAACTGGACGCTATTGCCAGCGCAATAGAAGAGGAAGT
This genomic interval carries:
- the rsfS gene encoding ribosome silencing factor, whose translation is MKDSKIEANSDILAELVVKGMQEKKAADIVVMNLKSLKNAVSDYFIIASANSDTQLDAIASAIEEEVFKATKQNPWQSEGRTNNEWVLLDYVDVVAHIFLKDKREFYALEELWGDARIQHVESV